Proteins found in one Deltaproteobacteria bacterium genomic segment:
- a CDS encoding methylenetetrahydrofolate reductase, whose amino-acid sequence MLLQEKIASRKFVLLGEFEPPKGAEFSRLLDMANRVKGRMDALVVPEMGNAVMKASSLGGCAFLKQNGFETILQACCRDRNRLALQADILSAAALGITSVMAVSGEDIRYGDHPQAREVYDVDVLELLEILGRLQTGKDMAGIELSGVPRFCIGSTVNAGAMGGALDIEIENLNKMVAAGVQFTVTPPVFDLHRFQQFIKRIDTNKVAVIPTVLLLKSAGMARYMDRNIKHISIPPEMIREIQKAPDKLKQCIQIAAGLIRQFKDMGTAGVMVATAGWEDKLPLLLDAARL is encoded by the coding sequence ATGCTGTTACAGGAAAAGATTGCTTCTCGAAAATTTGTTCTCTTAGGGGAATTCGAACCGCCCAAGGGCGCCGAGTTCTCACGTCTGTTGGACATGGCCAACAGGGTCAAGGGAAGAATGGATGCCTTGGTGGTCCCTGAAATGGGAAACGCCGTGATGAAGGCGAGTTCCTTGGGCGGATGCGCCTTTCTGAAGCAGAACGGTTTTGAAACGATTCTCCAGGCCTGTTGCCGGGACAGGAATCGTTTGGCCCTCCAGGCCGACATTCTCTCGGCCGCAGCCCTGGGTATCACCTCTGTTATGGCCGTCTCCGGCGAAGACATCCGATATGGGGATCATCCCCAGGCCAGAGAGGTATACGATGTGGATGTGCTGGAGCTTCTGGAAATCCTCGGCAGGCTTCAGACGGGCAAGGATATGGCCGGGATCGAACTGTCAGGCGTGCCCCGCTTCTGTATCGGTTCCACCGTCAATGCGGGGGCTATGGGCGGGGCACTCGATATCGAGATTGAAAATCTGAACAAGATGGTGGCGGCAGGGGTTCAATTCACCGTTACCCCCCCTGTATTTGACCTCCACCGCTTTCAGCAGTTCATCAAGCGGATCGATACGAACAAAGTGGCCGTCATTCCAACGGTGCTCCTCCTGAAATCCGCGGGCATGGCACGGTATATGGATAGGAATATCAAACATATTTCTATCCCTCCGGAGATGATTCGGGAAATCCAGAAGGCCCCTGATAAATTGAAACAGTGTATTCAGATTGCGGCCGGTCTCATCCGTCAATTCAAAGATATGGGGACGGCGGGGGTTATGGTCGCAACCGCAGGCTGGGAAGACAAGCTTCCCCTGCTCTTGGACGCAGCACGGCTGTGA